The Pseudolabrys sp. FHR47 genome contains a region encoding:
- a CDS encoding SDR family NAD(P)-dependent oxidoreductase → MDLKLSGKTALVTGGSEGIGKGIALALAKEGVDVAICARRMEPLKASADEIAKATGRKIVPITADLRSDKDAKNFVEQGHKALGRIDIMVNNAGSAAGGVIEHLTEDDWEKGLQLKFMGYVRCLRYVLPIMRAQGGGRVVNLIGNDGVKPSYWEICPGAANAAGQNLTLSLAGQYGKDNISFVAVNPGPVRTERWAGLVDAMSRDMKISREEADKLAPASIPLGRIAEVEEVANLVTMLASPTMHMVNGTMIEIDGGQDKALMDKFRDKPRG, encoded by the coding sequence ATGGACCTTAAACTGAGTGGCAAGACAGCGCTGGTGACCGGCGGTTCGGAAGGTATCGGCAAGGGCATCGCACTGGCGTTGGCCAAGGAAGGCGTCGACGTTGCGATCTGCGCGCGCCGCATGGAGCCGCTCAAGGCTTCGGCCGATGAGATCGCCAAGGCGACCGGCCGCAAGATCGTGCCGATCACGGCCGATCTGCGCTCCGACAAGGACGCCAAGAATTTCGTCGAGCAGGGCCACAAGGCCCTCGGCCGCATCGACATCATGGTCAACAATGCCGGCTCCGCCGCCGGCGGCGTGATCGAGCATTTGACGGAAGACGACTGGGAAAAGGGCCTGCAGCTCAAATTCATGGGCTATGTGCGTTGCCTGCGTTACGTGCTGCCGATCATGCGCGCGCAGGGCGGTGGCCGCGTCGTCAACCTCATCGGCAATGACGGCGTGAAGCCGTCCTACTGGGAAATCTGCCCGGGCGCGGCCAATGCCGCCGGCCAGAATCTCACGCTGTCGCTCGCCGGCCAGTACGGCAAGGACAATATCTCGTTTGTGGCCGTCAATCCGGGCCCGGTGCGCACCGAGCGTTGGGCGGGTCTCGTCGACGCCATGTCGCGCGATATGAAGATTTCGCGCGAGGAAGCCGACAAGCTGGCGCCGGCCTCGATTCCGCTCGGCCGTATCGCCGAGGTTGAGGAAGTGGCCAATCTCGTCACGATGCTGGCATCTCCGACGATGCACATGGTCAACGGCACCATGATCGAGATCGACGGCGGCCAGGACAAGGCGCTGATGGACAAATTCCGCGACAAGCCGCGGGGTTGA
- a CDS encoding ABC transporter substrate-binding protein produces the protein MKANALLKRRYLTSLAFVLAAGLSFPAVAQDTIKIGELNSYKSQPAFLDPYKKGMELALEEVNAKGGVNGKKIELIIRDDGGNPGEAVRVAEELVTREGVSMIAGTFLSHIGLAVTNFAGQKKVFFLAAEPLTDKITWENGNKYTYRLRATTYMQTAMLMPAAVAAKKKRWALVYPNFEYGQSAAANFKAMLKKAQPDVEFVTEQAPPLGKVDAGAVAQAIDDAKPDAIFNVLFGPDLAKFVREGNTRGVFKDRTVVSLLSGEPEYLDPLGAEAPVGWIVTGYPWDKIKTPEHVAFLTAYQKKFNDYPRLGSIVGYTTIKSIAAGLAKTKGLDADSLVEAFKGLYVQSPFGPFQYRASDHQATMGAYVGKIALEKGKGTMDDFKYIDGASVLPSDEEVKKLRPAGAN, from the coding sequence ATGAAAGCCAATGCTCTTTTGAAGAGGCGCTATCTGACCTCGCTCGCCTTCGTCCTCGCCGCCGGATTGAGCTTCCCGGCGGTCGCTCAGGACACGATCAAGATCGGTGAACTGAATAGTTACAAGTCGCAGCCCGCCTTCCTCGATCCCTACAAGAAGGGCATGGAATTGGCGCTCGAAGAGGTCAACGCCAAGGGTGGCGTCAACGGCAAGAAGATCGAGCTGATCATCCGCGACGACGGCGGCAACCCCGGCGAAGCGGTCCGGGTCGCCGAGGAACTGGTGACGCGCGAAGGCGTGTCGATGATCGCCGGTACCTTCCTGTCGCATATCGGTCTTGCGGTGACGAACTTCGCCGGTCAGAAGAAGGTCTTCTTCCTCGCCGCAGAGCCGCTCACCGACAAGATCACCTGGGAGAACGGCAACAAGTACACCTACCGCCTGCGCGCGACGACCTACATGCAGACAGCGATGTTGATGCCGGCCGCGGTCGCCGCCAAGAAGAAGCGCTGGGCACTGGTCTATCCGAACTTCGAATACGGTCAGTCGGCTGCCGCGAACTTCAAGGCGATGCTGAAGAAGGCGCAGCCGGACGTCGAGTTCGTCACCGAGCAGGCGCCGCCGCTCGGCAAGGTCGATGCCGGCGCCGTGGCGCAGGCGATCGACGATGCCAAGCCGGACGCGATCTTCAACGTGCTGTTCGGGCCCGACCTCGCCAAGTTCGTGCGCGAAGGCAACACCCGCGGCGTGTTCAAGGATCGCACCGTGGTCAGCCTCTTGTCGGGCGAGCCGGAATATCTCGACCCGCTCGGCGCTGAAGCGCCGGTCGGCTGGATCGTCACCGGTTATCCGTGGGACAAGATCAAGACGCCGGAGCACGTCGCCTTCCTCACGGCGTATCAGAAGAAGTTCAACGACTATCCGCGTCTCGGATCGATCGTCGGCTACACCACCATCAAGTCGATCGCCGCGGGCCTCGCCAAGACCAAGGGTCTCGACGCCGACTCGCTGGTCGAAGCCTTCAAGGGTCTCTACGTTCAGAGCCCGTTCGGTCCGTTCCAGTATCGCGCCAGCGATCATCAAGCGACGATGGGTGCCTATGTCGGCAAGATCGCGCTCGAAAAGGGCAAGGGTACGATGGACGACTTCAAGTACATCGACGGCGCTTCCGTTCTGCCGAGCGACGAGGAAGTCAAGAAGCTGCGTCCGGCCGGCGCGAACTGA